One stretch of Tepiditoga spiralis DNA includes these proteins:
- the rbr gene encoding rubrerythrin produces MKGLKGTETEKNLLKSFAGESQAKNRYTFFAKTAKKEGYEQISAIFQETALNEEQHAKTFFKFLEGGDVEITATYPAGKIGTTVENLKAAAAGEHEEFTELYPMFAEIAEKEGFKEIASKYRAIAKVEEAHEKRYLKLLKNIEENKVFEKDAVCIWKCRKCGYIHEGTSAPVVCPACGHPQGYFELKEYNY; encoded by the coding sequence ATGAAAGGTTTAAAAGGCACAGAAACTGAAAAAAATTTATTAAAATCTTTTGCTGGTGAATCTCAAGCTAAAAATAGGTATACTTTTTTTGCGAAAACTGCAAAAAAAGAAGGGTATGAACAAATATCAGCAATCTTTCAAGAAACTGCATTGAATGAAGAACAGCATGCAAAAACCTTTTTTAAATTTTTAGAAGGAGGAGATGTAGAAATTACAGCGACTTATCCTGCTGGAAAAATTGGAACGACAGTTGAAAATTTAAAAGCTGCTGCTGCTGGAGAACATGAAGAATTTACAGAACTTTATCCAATGTTTGCAGAAATTGCAGAAAAAGAAGGATTTAAAGAAATTGCTTCTAAATATAGAGCAATTGCTAAAGTTGAAGAAGCTCATGAAAAAAGATATTTAAAATTATTAAAGAATATAGAAGAAAATAAAGTTTTTGAAAAAGATGCTGTTTGTATATGGAAATGTAGAAAATGTGGATATATACATGAAGGTACTTCAGCTCCTGTAGTTTGCCCTGCTTGTGGACATCCTCAAGGATATTTTGAATTAAAAGAATATAATTATTAA
- the nadX gene encoding aspartate dehydrogenase, with amino-acid sequence MKLFFIGGGNSTEIILEKLGSLVSKAYIFDTNNERMLELSNKFNNIESSDINKLKNLDVNYVVECASVEAVKSYAFDVLNLKKDFIILSTGAFADDEFRNKIMEKLENSENNIYIPSGAVGAVDIINATGEMINKITLTTRKPPKSLGVETDTEQIIFEGTSKEAIKKFPKNINVAVTLSVASGDFDKVFVRIIADPKVNRNIHTVEIDSEAGNYKLILENYPSKNPKTSYLAPLSVAGLLKKLTKKLKVGV; translated from the coding sequence ATGAAGTTATTTTTTATTGGTGGAGGAAATTCCACAGAAATAATTTTAGAAAAACTTGGATCTTTAGTTTCAAAAGCTTATATTTTTGATACAAATAATGAAAGAATGTTAGAACTTTCAAATAAATTTAACAACATAGAATCATCTGATATAAATAAATTGAAAAATTTGGATGTTAATTATGTTGTTGAATGTGCTTCTGTTGAAGCTGTAAAAAGCTATGCTTTTGATGTTTTGAATTTAAAAAAAGATTTTATTATATTGAGTACAGGCGCATTTGCCGATGATGAATTTAGAAACAAAATAATGGAAAAATTAGAAAATTCAGAAAATAATATTTATATTCCTTCAGGAGCAGTCGGAGCAGTAGATATAATAAACGCAACAGGAGAAATGATCAACAAAATAACCTTAACAACAAGAAAACCTCCAAAAAGCTTAGGAGTTGAAACAGATACCGAGCAAATTATATTTGAAGGAACATCAAAAGAAGCAATAAAAAAATTTCCTAAAAATATAAATGTTGCAGTTACATTATCCGTTGCAAGTGGTGATTTTGATAAAGTTTTTGTTAGAATAATTGCAGATCCTAAAGTAAATAGAAATATACACACTGTTGAAATTGATTCTGAAGCAGGAAATTATAAATTGATACTCGAAAATTATCCATCTAAAAATCCAAAAACAAGTTATCTTGCACCATTATCAGTAGCAGGACTTTTAAAAAAATTAACTAAAAAATTAAAGGTTGGTGTTTAA
- a CDS encoding ABC transporter substrate-binding protein: MKKFLVISFVILMFVVAFTEDVIKIGAYFPMTGGIAAFGQMTWQGIQLANEERPTVLGKKIQLILVDNKGDKVESANAVSRLIDQEHVVAILGAVASSDSLAGGAVAEAKRIPMVTSSSTNPLVTMNKDWIFRSCFIDPFQGLVGAKFAFNDLKAKKVVIFMDIAQDYCVGLANYFEKTFKGYKGTSVVREYYNTGDQDFSAQIINAMDQNPDLIYIPGYYSEIAIIARQLQDMGYTGKILAGDGAEAPELIKIGGDAVEGLYFTTHYNAEGPATPKAREYVKAYKTKYNKIPDSLGALGYDAYNMVIDAIEKAGSATPRNIRNALATLKSFEGVTGYITIKDGNAIKSAVIDQVKDGDFKFIKIINP, encoded by the coding sequence ATGAAAAAGTTTTTAGTTATTAGTTTTGTAATACTTATGTTTGTTGTAGCTTTTACAGAAGATGTTATTAAAATTGGTGCTTATTTTCCGATGACTGGTGGAATAGCTGCTTTTGGTCAAATGACCTGGCAAGGTATTCAATTAGCTAATGAAGAGAGACCTACTGTTTTAGGTAAAAAGATACAATTAATATTAGTAGATAATAAAGGTGATAAAGTTGAATCTGCAAATGCTGTTTCAAGATTAATTGATCAAGAACATGTAGTTGCTATACTTGGAGCAGTTGCAAGCTCAGATTCTTTAGCTGGTGGAGCAGTTGCTGAAGCTAAAAGAATCCCTATGGTTACTAGTTCTTCTACAAATCCTTTAGTTACAATGAATAAAGATTGGATTTTTAGATCTTGTTTTATAGATCCATTTCAAGGTTTAGTTGGTGCAAAATTTGCATTTAATGATTTAAAAGCTAAAAAAGTTGTTATATTCATGGATATAGCTCAAGATTACTGTGTTGGACTTGCTAATTACTTTGAAAAAACATTTAAAGGATATAAAGGAACTTCAGTTGTTAGAGAATATTACAATACAGGAGATCAAGACTTTTCAGCACAAATAATAAATGCAATGGATCAAAATCCTGATTTAATATATATACCAGGTTACTATTCAGAGATCGCTATAATTGCAAGACAACTTCAAGATATGGGATATACAGGAAAAATTCTTGCTGGTGATGGAGCAGAAGCACCTGAATTAATTAAAATAGGAGGAGATGCAGTTGAAGGATTATATTTTACAACTCATTATAATGCAGAAGGTCCAGCAACACCAAAAGCAAGAGAATATGTAAAAGCTTATAAAACAAAATATAATAAAATTCCAGATTCTTTAGGAGCTTTAGGATACGATGCATACAATATGGTTATCGATGCAATAGAAAAAGCTGGTTCAGCAACACCAAGAAATATAAGAAATGCACTTGCAACTTTAAAATCATTTGAGGGAGTTACAGGTTATATAACTATAAAAGATGGTAATGCTATAAAATCAGCTGTTATAGACCAAGTAAAAGATGGAGACTTTAAATTCATTAAAATAATAAATCCATAA
- a CDS encoding MFS transporter, giving the protein MYSSILTALKIIFSRITIFYFVPLLKRSNPLFISIYTNFLLFVVGIIGFFVYNYFSTYIYYYFILAILISILESLDNTFQYSLIPDLVEKNYLYKANSLSAMFSNINGIVSPLLSFVVYNILNLKYMILAYGLINLFASLNLKRVKYVHKKPELKKEKIIKEWYNTFKYIYKEKEIFMCIFIGVIINLIFAPIPSTVLLKIGELNSNEVFGQSLFRTILSFGSFVGIFLVYKLDVKKYYKKYISFSFYVLLIINIFLVLYQNYYYTILLIFSNSIFVMFIMNSTGTYLQSSAKKEELSSIYAVRSTIYVIVVPTSQIISGIILEKFSLNFYFIYTTVLIFLVIILNVTLFHYKKM; this is encoded by the coding sequence GTGTATTCATCGATTTTAACAGCTTTAAAAATAATTTTTTCTAGGATAACAATATTTTATTTTGTACCTTTATTAAAAAGAAGCAATCCTCTTTTTATTTCAATATATACAAACTTCCTTTTGTTTGTTGTTGGTATAATAGGTTTTTTTGTATATAACTATTTTTCAACTTATATTTATTATTATTTCATTTTAGCTATTTTAATTTCAATATTAGAGAGCTTGGACAATACATTTCAGTATAGTTTGATACCAGATTTAGTGGAAAAAAATTATTTATATAAAGCAAATAGTTTAAGTGCTATGTTCTCAAACATAAATGGTATAGTATCTCCACTTTTAAGTTTTGTAGTATACAATATTCTTAATTTAAAATATATGATATTAGCTTATGGTTTAATTAATTTGTTTGCATCACTTAATTTAAAAAGAGTTAAATATGTACATAAGAAACCTGAATTAAAAAAAGAAAAAATTATAAAAGAATGGTATAACACTTTTAAATACATATATAAAGAAAAAGAAATTTTTATGTGTATATTTATAGGGGTTATTATAAATTTAATTTTTGCACCAATACCAAGCACTGTATTATTAAAAATAGGAGAATTAAACAGCAATGAAGTTTTTGGGCAATCATTATTTAGAACTATCTTATCTTTTGGGTCATTTGTAGGAATTTTTTTAGTATACAAACTCGATGTAAAAAAATATTATAAAAAATATATAAGTTTTTCATTTTATGTACTGCTTATAATAAATATTTTTTTAGTACTTTATCAAAATTATTATTATACAATTTTATTAATATTTTCAAATAGTATCTTTGTAATGTTTATAATGAATTCAACAGGTACATATCTACAAAGTTCAGCAAAAAAAGAAGAATTATCCTCAATATATGCGGTTAGATCAACTATTTATGTCATCGTTGTTCCAACATCACAAATAATTTCTGGAATAATTTTAGAAAAATTTTCATTAAATTTCTATTTTATTTATACTACAGTATTAATATTTTTAGTAATAATTTTAAATGTAACTTTGTTTCACTATAAAAAAATGTAA
- the nadA gene encoding quinolinate synthase NadA yields MTNEELMNEIIKLKEEKGYKILGHNYLIGDILDISDETGDSLALARKAMEMDADKIMFIGVDFMAETLKILNPEKRIFVPTRASECTMANSLDRETLIKFKEKYPNASVVLYVNSTAECKMEADCVCTSANAIEIVNNIDNDTILFGPDKNLASYVAEKTGKTIIPVPGDDGFCYVHDEFKKEEVLVAKEKYPNAKLITHPESPKEVRDLSEYIGGTGKMIKIPLTDDTKDYIIGTEAGMIHQLKKNHPDRNFYPLKNSAICIGMKKNTLKNLYEALKEDKHEIILSDEIMEKAVYSIENMFKVMG; encoded by the coding sequence ATGACAAATGAAGAATTGATGAATGAAATTATAAAATTAAAAGAAGAAAAAGGATATAAAATTTTAGGTCATAATTATTTAATAGGAGATATATTAGATATTTCTGATGAAACAGGCGATTCTTTAGCACTTGCAAGAAAAGCTATGGAAATGGATGCGGATAAGATAATGTTTATTGGTGTTGATTTTATGGCTGAAACATTAAAAATTTTAAATCCAGAAAAAAGAATCTTTGTTCCAACAAGAGCTTCAGAATGTACAATGGCTAATTCTTTAGATAGAGAAACATTAATAAAATTTAAAGAAAAATATCCAAATGCTTCAGTAGTACTTTATGTAAATAGTACAGCAGAATGTAAAATGGAAGCAGACTGTGTTTGCACATCAGCAAATGCAATAGAAATAGTGAATAACATAGACAACGATACGATATTATTTGGACCTGATAAGAACTTAGCATCTTATGTAGCTGAAAAAACTGGAAAAACTATAATACCAGTTCCAGGAGATGATGGTTTTTGTTATGTTCATGATGAATTTAAAAAAGAAGAAGTTTTAGTGGCAAAAGAAAAATATCCAAATGCAAAATTAATAACACATCCAGAATCACCAAAAGAAGTTAGAGATCTTTCGGAATACATAGGTGGAACTGGTAAAATGATTAAAATTCCATTGACTGATGATACAAAAGATTACATAATAGGAACTGAAGCTGGAATGATCCATCAATTGAAGAAAAATCATCCAGATAGAAATTTTTATCCATTAAAAAACAGTGCAATCTGTATAGGAATGAAGAAAAACACATTAAAAAACTTATACGAAGCATTAAAAGAAGATAAGCATGAAATAATTTTATCTGATGAAATTATGGAAAAAGCAGTATATTCAATCGAAAACATGTTTAAAGTTATGGGGTGA
- a CDS encoding ABC transporter ATP-binding protein, giving the protein MAAILPFISSGQESVININHITMKFGGLTAVDNFYLDIKKGELVGLIGPNGAGKTTIFNMITGVYTPTIGEIYFEDVNITGLPANTITKLGIARTFQNIRLFHSMTVFENVLIAETTKFLDYKTKTLMATTNSLKGKDLFVKIQRQNWFWPAVLGTSKYKKELKKMKEDTMLLLERVGLAEYANYPATSLPYGKQRKLEIARALATAPKLLLLDEPAAGMNPQESIELMDFINQILNDFDLSILLIEHDMKVVMGVCQRLTVLDYGKIIAQGLPDEIKHNPEVIKAYLGDDAV; this is encoded by the coding sequence ATGGCAGCAATACTACCTTTTATAAGTTCTGGACAAGAATCAGTAATAAATATAAATCATATAACAATGAAATTTGGAGGACTTACAGCTGTAGATAACTTTTATTTAGATATTAAAAAAGGTGAATTAGTTGGATTAATAGGACCTAATGGTGCAGGTAAGACAACTATATTCAATATGATTACTGGAGTTTATACTCCAACTATTGGTGAAATATACTTTGAAGATGTTAATATAACTGGATTACCAGCAAATACAATAACAAAACTTGGTATAGCAAGAACATTTCAAAATATAAGATTATTCCATTCTATGACTGTTTTTGAAAATGTTCTTATTGCAGAAACAACTAAATTTTTAGATTATAAAACAAAAACATTGATGGCAACAACAAATTCTTTAAAAGGGAAAGATTTATTTGTTAAAATTCAAAGACAAAATTGGTTTTGGCCAGCAGTTTTGGGAACATCAAAATATAAAAAAGAATTAAAAAAGATGAAAGAAGATACAATGCTTCTTTTAGAAAGAGTTGGATTAGCAGAATATGCAAATTATCCTGCAACATCTTTACCCTATGGAAAACAAAGAAAGTTGGAAATTGCAAGAGCATTGGCAACCGCTCCAAAACTACTACTCTTAGATGAACCAGCAGCCGGTATGAATCCACAAGAAAGTATAGAACTTATGGACTTCATAAATCAAATACTTAATGATTTTGATTTGAGTATTTTATTAATAGAACATGATATGAAAGTCGTTATGGGAGTTTGTCAAAGATTAACTGTTTTAGACTATGGAAAGATAATAGCACAAGGATTACCAGACGAAATAAAGCACAACCCTGAGGTTATAAAAGCTTATCTTGGAGATGATGCCGTATGA
- a CDS encoding M42 family metallopeptidase, with protein MKELVKKITEIYSPSGREHAVREFIINEIKDYVDEIKTDKLGNLIAIKKGTSGKTLLFDAHMDEIGLVVTHITDTGFLKVDAVGGVNPATLIGARVQFNGNTGIIGLEGETAKERMENSKSLSLDNLYVDMGVNKREEAEKLAPIGTFGTYIAHFEEIGDKWLSKAMDDRIACAALIQSAKEMKENKNTVIFAFTVQEEVGLVGSSVAAYEYDVDMAIAVDVTLALDTPKAFKRMEMKLGAGPCIKIKDAASISDINVVDFMKKAAENNKIPYQFEVLIFGGTNAASYQKTKSGIPSSTLSIATRYIHSPNELVSKKDVENSVKLLIAMANTKI; from the coding sequence AAAGACTATGTAGATGAAATAAAAACTGATAAACTCGGAAACTTGATAGCAATAAAAAAAGGAACATCAGGAAAAACATTATTATTTGATGCTCACATGGATGAAATAGGACTCGTAGTAACTCACATAACAGATACTGGATTTTTAAAAGTAGATGCAGTTGGAGGAGTGAACCCTGCAACACTAATAGGGGCAAGAGTACAATTCAATGGAAACACAGGAATAATAGGACTTGAAGGAGAAACAGCAAAAGAGAGAATGGAAAACTCTAAAAGTTTATCCCTTGATAATTTATATGTAGATATGGGAGTAAACAAAAGAGAAGAAGCAGAAAAATTAGCACCAATAGGAACCTTTGGAACCTACATAGCTCATTTTGAAGAAATTGGTGATAAATGGTTGTCAAAAGCAATGGATGATAGAATTGCTTGTGCAGCATTAATACAATCGGCAAAAGAAATGAAAGAAAATAAAAATACAGTAATCTTTGCATTTACAGTACAAGAAGAAGTAGGTTTAGTTGGATCATCAGTAGCAGCATATGAATATGATGTTGATATGGCAATAGCAGTAGACGTAACATTAGCTCTCGATACACCAAAAGCATTTAAAAGAATGGAAATGAAACTTGGTGCAGGCCCTTGTATAAAAATAAAAGATGCAGCATCAATAAGTGATATAAACGTTGTTGATTTTATGAAAAAAGCAGCAGAAAACAACAAGATTCCATATCAGTTTGAAGTGTTAATATTTGGTGGAACAAATGCAGCGTCATATCAAAAAACAAAATCAGGAATACCATCATCAACACTATCAATAGCAACAAGATATATTCACTCACCAAATGAATTAGTATCAAAAAAGGACGTTGAAAATTCTGTAAAACTCTTAATAGCAATGGCAAATACAAAAATATAA
- a CDS encoding branched-chain amino acid ABC transporter permease: MSIQNFLQYLMNGVSLGSLYALIAIGYTLVYGILRLINFAHGDIFMLGTYTAFYMITLLSIPWWISFPLAIIVTALIGFSVDKIAYKPLRNAPRVSALITAIGVSIFLESLGVVVFGGRPKAFSFRALHYPKELYKMVVIGGIRIQMLTFVIIIVTALLLLFLVWLIYRTKVGMAMRALSKDIPTTKLMGINADKIIGLTFALGSALAAAAGIMWAMKYPQIFPYMGIIPGLKAFIAAVFGGIGNVKGAMIGGFLLGMMEILIVGFFPQLAGLRDAFAFILLIVVLLVKPTGIMGEKIQVKV, translated from the coding sequence ATGAGTATTCAAAACTTTCTACAATACTTAATGAATGGAGTATCTTTAGGTAGTCTTTATGCTCTAATTGCTATTGGATATACTCTTGTTTATGGAATATTAAGACTTATAAATTTTGCACATGGCGATATATTTATGCTGGGAACATATACAGCATTTTATATGATAACATTATTATCTATACCTTGGTGGATATCATTTCCACTCGCAATAATAGTAACTGCTTTAATAGGTTTTTCAGTAGATAAAATAGCTTATAAACCTTTAAGAAATGCTCCAAGAGTTTCTGCTCTTATTACAGCAATTGGTGTCTCAATATTTTTAGAAAGTTTGGGAGTCGTTGTTTTTGGTGGAAGACCTAAAGCATTTTCTTTTAGAGCATTACATTATCCAAAAGAATTATATAAAATGGTTGTAATTGGTGGTATAAGAATTCAAATGCTAACATTTGTAATAATAATAGTAACTGCTTTACTTTTATTATTCCTTGTTTGGCTCATTTATAGAACAAAAGTAGGTATGGCTATGAGAGCTTTATCTAAAGATATTCCCACTACTAAATTAATGGGAATAAATGCAGATAAAATAATTGGATTGACATTTGCATTAGGATCAGCATTAGCTGCTGCTGCTGGAATAATGTGGGCAATGAAATACCCTCAAATATTTCCATATATGGGAATAATTCCTGGGCTAAAAGCATTTATTGCAGCTGTTTTTGGTGGGATTGGAAATGTTAAAGGAGCTATGATAGGTGGATTTTTATTAGGAATGATGGAAATATTAATAGTTGGATTTTTTCCACAACTTGCAGGTTTAAGAGATGCTTTTGCATTTATACTTTTAATAGTAGTTTTATTAGTTAAACCTACAGGTATAATGGGTGAAAAAATCCAAGTAAAGGTGTGA
- a CDS encoding ABC transporter ATP-binding protein produces the protein MKTKNKILEIKDLYVNYGAIKAIKGIDINVNKGEIVTLIGANGAGKTTTLDTIVSLVKAKSGVIKLGEEEITNVPSDKIIQKGIALSPEGRRIFSNLTVYENLLMGAYTRTDQEEIKKDFEWVYSLFPRLKERRKQKGGTLSGGEQQMLAIARALMSRPKILMLDEPSLGLAPLLVKEVFEIIKKINSEGTTVLLVEQNAKAALDVADYAYVLETGIITMEGPANEIANNPDVRAAYLGG, from the coding sequence ATGAAGACTAAAAATAAAATATTAGAAATAAAAGATTTATATGTAAATTATGGTGCAATAAAAGCAATAAAAGGAATAGACATAAATGTTAATAAGGGAGAAATTGTTACACTAATAGGAGCCAATGGAGCAGGTAAAACAACAACATTAGATACAATAGTTAGTTTAGTAAAAGCAAAATCAGGAGTAATAAAATTAGGAGAAGAAGAGATCACAAATGTACCTTCAGATAAAATTATTCAAAAAGGAATAGCACTTTCACCAGAAGGAAGAAGAATTTTTTCAAACTTAACTGTTTATGAAAATCTTTTAATGGGAGCATATACAAGAACAGATCAAGAAGAAATAAAAAAAGATTTTGAATGGGTATATTCTCTATTTCCAAGATTAAAAGAAAGAAGGAAACAAAAAGGAGGAACCTTATCTGGTGGAGAACAACAAATGCTTGCTATAGCAAGAGCCTTAATGAGTAGACCAAAAATACTAATGCTCGATGAACCATCACTTGGGCTTGCTCCATTACTCGTAAAAGAAGTTTTTGAAATAATAAAAAAGATAAATAGTGAAGGAACAACAGTTTTATTAGTAGAACAAAATGCAAAAGCAGCGCTCGATGTTGCTGATTATGCTTATGTTCTTGAAACAGGGATAATAACAATGGAAGGACCCGCAAATGAAATTGCAAACAATCCAGATGTTCGTGCAGCATATCTTGGAGGATAA
- the nadC gene encoding carboxylating nicotinate-nucleotide diphosphorylase: MYFKEVELLINWIKRDAEYIDLASYGLKNQKASFEILFKSKNTIISGIKLIKEVLKEFDIKSEFYFKDGQEINTDKNIRIATLTGDAYNLLICERTVLNTFSIMSGIATKTYEFSKKLKETGYNTKIAATRKTIPGIGFLQKIAVLDGGGDTHRWSLSESIMLKDNHLNLYGGIESAINEVKKYKSFTKKIEVEVETQEQAMKAIEFDADIIMLDNFSSEEAKKVAKKIKDKNNKIIVEVSGGIRKNTFLKYADNNIDIISTGILTTEIEYKDFSMEVIK; this comes from the coding sequence GTGTATTTTAAAGAAGTTGAACTTTTAATAAATTGGATAAAAAGAGATGCAGAATACATCGATTTAGCTTCATATGGATTAAAAAATCAAAAAGCAAGCTTTGAAATATTGTTTAAATCAAAAAACACAATAATTTCTGGTATAAAATTAATAAAAGAAGTTTTAAAAGAATTTGATATTAAGAGTGAATTTTATTTTAAAGATGGACAAGAAATAAATACAGATAAAAATATAAGAATTGCAACTTTAACAGGTGATGCTTATAATTTATTGATATGTGAAAGAACTGTTTTAAATACATTTTCTATAATGAGCGGAATTGCAACTAAAACTTATGAATTTTCAAAAAAGTTAAAAGAAACAGGATACAATACAAAAATAGCTGCTACACGTAAAACAATACCAGGAATTGGATTTTTACAAAAAATAGCTGTTTTAGATGGCGGCGGAGATACACATAGATGGAGTTTATCTGAAAGCATAATGCTTAAAGATAATCATTTAAATCTTTATGGCGGAATAGAAAGCGCTATAAATGAAGTTAAAAAATATAAATCCTTTACAAAAAAAATAGAAGTTGAAGTAGAAACTCAAGAACAAGCAATGAAGGCTATTGAATTTGATGCAGATATAATAATGCTTGATAACTTTTCTTCAGAAGAAGCAAAAAAAGTTGCAAAAAAGATAAAAGATAAAAATAATAAAATAATTGTAGAAGTATCAGGTGGAATAAGAAAAAATACTTTTTTAAAGTATGCTGATAACAATATCGACATAATATCTACAGGAATATTAACAACTGAAATAGAATATAAAGATTTTTCTATGGAAGTCATAAAATAA
- a CDS encoding branched-chain amino acid ABC transporter permease: MNTYKLEKKTKVILNSTAIFIAIILMMWAQNSMSSYGLRILNLIAINAILAVSLNLINGITGIFSLGHIGFMAVGAYTASLLTLSVQQKQQVFFLEPLIWPFNSIQLDFFSATIIGGLVAAFFGLLIAVPALRLRDDYLAIATLGFSEIIRIFANYSVSLTNGALGLKGLPNYTNIWWSFSFLALTTWFIVKLTNSTYGKQLKAIRDDEIAARAMGINVKKLRVIAFVVGSFFAGIAGSLMAHLLTTIDPKMFMFVQPTSVNILVMIVLGGLGSTSGAIIGAIIITFLSEWLRFIEGDMNIFGHVFHGIPGMRMLIFSALMVILMIFYRKGIMGEKEITWDYLYNLIMKFKKKAPVEAKVGEE; this comes from the coding sequence ATGAATACATATAAATTAGAGAAAAAAACTAAAGTAATATTAAATTCAACTGCTATATTTATTGCAATTATTCTTATGATGTGGGCACAAAATAGTATGAGTAGTTATGGATTGAGAATATTAAATTTGATAGCTATAAATGCAATACTTGCAGTTAGTTTAAATTTAATCAATGGTATAACTGGAATATTTTCATTGGGTCATATAGGTTTTATGGCAGTTGGTGCTTATACTGCATCTTTATTAACATTATCGGTTCAACAAAAACAACAAGTTTTTTTCTTAGAACCCTTAATTTGGCCATTTAATTCTATTCAATTAGACTTTTTTTCAGCTACAATAATTGGAGGATTGGTTGCAGCTTTTTTTGGATTATTAATAGCAGTTCCGGCTTTAAGATTAAGAGATGATTATTTGGCAATAGCCACACTTGGATTTAGTGAAATAATAAGAATATTTGCTAATTATTCCGTATCTCTTACAAATGGAGCATTAGGATTAAAAGGTTTGCCAAATTATACAAACATTTGGTGGAGTTTTAGTTTTTTAGCTTTAACAACATGGTTTATAGTAAAACTTACAAATAGTACATACGGAAAACAATTAAAAGCCATAAGAGATGATGAGATAGCAGCAAGAGCAATGGGAATAAATGTAAAAAAACTTAGAGTTATTGCCTTTGTTGTTGGATCATTTTTTGCAGGTATAGCAGGTTCATTAATGGCTCATTTACTCACTACAATAGATCCAAAGATGTTTATGTTTGTACAACCAACATCAGTAAATATTTTAGTTATGATAGTTTTAGGTGGTCTTGGAAGTACATCTGGAGCTATAATAGGAGCTATAATAATAACATTTTTATCTGAATGGCTTCGTTTTATTGAAGGAGATATGAATATTTTTGGTCATGTTTTCCATGGAATACCTGGAATGAGAATGTTGATATTTTCAGCATTGATGGTTATTCTCATGATATTCTATAGAAAAGGAATAATGGGAGAAAAAGAAATTACATGGGATTATTTATACAACTTAATTATGAAATTTAAGAAAAAAGCACCAGTAGAAGCAAAGGTAGGTGAAGAATAA